The following coding sequences are from one Euzebyales bacterium window:
- a CDS encoding chlorite dismutase family protein, with protein sequence MATEPVIPSEGRAVLHLFFHVRHELTDGAGGAARDFAARVDAFDQREGCQVLAFSVLGQKADIGLMALGPDLTELDRFSVDLASSPLGQVLVPAASYLSLTETSEYTSTEDDEAARLVEEEGLVAGSEAYETALAAFRERMATYARHKLTPQLPHRRVISFYPMSKRRDPDANWYALDFAARKALMVGHADVGRSYRGRVLQLITGSVGLDDWEWGVTLLADDPAAIKRIVYDMRFDEVSAHYAEFGPFVTGLVMSPMDLMHHLRLTG encoded by the coding sequence GTGGCGACCGAGCCCGTGATCCCGTCCGAGGGACGTGCCGTCCTGCACCTGTTTTTCCACGTGCGTCACGAGCTGACCGACGGCGCCGGAGGCGCAGCACGGGACTTCGCCGCTCGCGTCGACGCCTTCGACCAGCGCGAGGGCTGCCAGGTGCTGGCGTTCAGCGTGCTGGGCCAGAAGGCCGACATCGGGCTGATGGCCCTCGGCCCCGACCTCACCGAGCTCGACCGCTTCTCGGTCGACCTTGCGAGCTCGCCGCTCGGCCAGGTGCTCGTGCCGGCGGCGTCCTACCTGTCGCTGACCGAGACCAGCGAGTACACGTCGACCGAGGACGACGAGGCCGCCCGCCTCGTCGAGGAGGAGGGGCTCGTGGCGGGCTCCGAGGCGTACGAGACGGCACTGGCCGCGTTCCGCGAGCGGATGGCCACCTACGCACGCCACAAGCTCACTCCGCAGCTGCCCCACCGGAGAGTCATCAGCTTCTACCCGATGAGCAAGCGACGCGACCCCGACGCCAACTGGTACGCGCTGGACTTCGCCGCCCGCAAGGCGCTGATGGTCGGTCACGCCGACGTCGGACGCAGCTACCGCGGGCGCGTCCTGCAGCTCATCACCGGATCGGTCGGCCTGGACGACTGGGAGTGGGGTGTGACGCTGTTGGCCGACGACCCGGCTGCGATCAAGCGGATCGTCTACGACATGCGCTTCGACGAGGTCAGCGCACACTACGCCGAATTCGGCCCGTTCGTGACCGGGCTCGTGATGTCACCGATGGACCTGATGCACCACCTGCGGCTCACCGGCTGA